The Anabaena sp. WA102 genome contains a region encoding:
- the ilvA gene encoding threonine ammonia-lyase, biosynthetic, whose protein sequence is MTPKTQQAVELTTNPNPPLDMYCDYLVQILTARVYDVAQETPLEYAPNLSNRIHNKLLLKREDMQSVFSFKLRGAYNKMVNLTPDLLKQGVIAASAGNHAQGVALAASRLGTKAIIVMPVITPQVKINAVKARGGEVVLHGNNYDDAYAHARQLEAEKGLTFIHPFDDPDVIAGQGTIGMEILRQYQQPIHAIFVAIGGGGLISGVAAYVKRLRPDIKIIGVEPVDANAMYQSLQAGERVRLSQVGLFADGVAVREVGEETFRLCQQYVDEIILVDTDATCAAIKDVFEDTRSILEPAGALAIAGAKLYAEREQIQNQTLIAVACGANMNFDRLRFVAERAEFGERREAIFAVRIPEERGSLRKFCDCIGKRNLTEFNYRIADEKEAHIFVGVQIENRADAAKMVENFESHGLKTIDLTDDELTKLHLRHMVGGHSPLAENELLYRFEFSERPGALMQFVTSMSPDWNISLFHYRNNGADYGRIVVGMQVPPHETAEWQSFLDNLGYHYWHESDNPAYKLFLG, encoded by the coding sequence ATTACCCCAAAGACCCAACAAGCGGTAGAATTAACAACCAACCCCAATCCCCCCCTTGATATGTATTGCGACTACCTGGTACAAATCCTCACCGCCCGCGTCTATGATGTAGCCCAAGAAACACCATTGGAATATGCCCCAAATCTTTCCAACCGCATTCATAACAAACTCCTCCTCAAACGGGAAGATATGCAATCGGTTTTCTCCTTCAAACTGCGGGGTGCATATAACAAAATGGTCAATCTCACACCAGACCTACTTAAACAGGGTGTCATTGCGGCTTCTGCGGGGAATCATGCCCAAGGTGTGGCTTTAGCTGCCAGTCGTTTAGGAACAAAAGCCATCATTGTTATGCCCGTAATTACGCCCCAGGTGAAAATCAATGCTGTCAAAGCCCGGGGAGGAGAAGTTGTATTACATGGCAATAATTATGATGATGCTTACGCCCACGCCCGACAATTAGAAGCAGAAAAGGGGTTGACTTTTATACATCCATTTGATGATCCTGATGTTATCGCTGGTCAGGGAACAATTGGTATGGAAATCCTGCGCCAATATCAGCAACCTATTCACGCTATTTTTGTGGCTATTGGTGGTGGTGGCTTAATTTCCGGGGTTGCAGCTTATGTTAAACGGTTGCGTCCTGATATTAAAATTATTGGTGTTGAACCTGTAGATGCTAACGCCATGTATCAATCATTGCAAGCTGGCGAACGGGTACGATTGTCTCAGGTGGGTTTATTTGCGGACGGTGTAGCGGTACGGGAAGTGGGAGAAGAAACCTTTCGGCTATGTCAACAATATGTGGATGAAATTATTTTAGTGGATACAGATGCTACCTGTGCGGCAATTAAAGATGTGTTTGAGGATACTCGCTCTATTTTAGAACCTGCGGGGGCGTTAGCGATCGCTGGTGCAAAACTCTATGCAGAACGAGAACAAATTCAAAATCAAACCCTCATCGCCGTTGCTTGTGGTGCTAACATGAATTTTGACCGTTTACGTTTTGTGGCAGAACGGGCAGAATTTGGCGAACGTCGAGAAGCTATTTTTGCAGTCAGAATTCCCGAAGAAAGGGGTAGTTTAAGAAAGTTTTGTGACTGTATTGGTAAACGCAACCTGACAGAATTTAACTATCGCATTGCCGATGAAAAAGAAGCGCATATTTTCGTAGGTGTGCAAATAGAAAATCGTGCTGACGCTGCGAAAATGGTCGAAAATTTTGAATCTCACGGTTTAAAAACCATAGATTTAACAGATGATGAATTAACCAAACTGCATTTACGTCACATGGTAGGAGGACATTCTCCTCTTGCAGAAAATGAACTCCTTTATCGCTTTGAATTTTCCGAACGTCCAGGGGCATTAATGCAGTTTGTAACTTCTATGTCTCCTGATTGGAACATTAGCTTATTTCATTATCGCAATAATGGCGCAGACTATGGACGAATTGTGGTAGGAATGCAAGTTCCTCCCCATGAAACAGCAGAATGGCAATCATTTTTAGATAATCTTGGTTATCACTATTGGCATGAAAGCGATAATCCGGCATATAAGTTATTTTTAGGATAA
- a CDS encoding sulfate/molybdate ABC transporter ATP-binding protein, with protein MGIVVENVSKQFGSFQAVEQVNLEIQSGSLVALLGPSGSGKSTLLRLISGLEIPDTGKIILTGKDATFQSVQERNIGFVFQHYALFKHLTVRKNIAFGLEIRKAPKKKIAGKVEQLLELVQLGGLGDRYPSQLSGGQRQRVALARALAVEPNVLLLDEPFGALDAKVRKDLRAWLRRLHDEVHVTTVFVTHDQEEAMEVSDEIVVMNKGKVEQVGTPAQIYDHPASAFVMSFIGPVNVLPSSAKIFQSSGFESTNPETFLRPQDIIIETVGNGTTAQATVSRIIHLGWEIQVELTLDDGQMMTAHLTRERFDELKLEPQKKVYVKPKDAKSFPLYYSI; from the coding sequence GTGGGCATAGTAGTTGAAAACGTCTCTAAACAATTTGGTAGTTTCCAAGCGGTTGAACAGGTAAACCTGGAAATTCAGAGTGGTTCGCTGGTGGCTTTACTTGGTCCATCGGGATCTGGTAAGTCTACCTTGTTGCGGTTAATCTCTGGTTTAGAAATACCAGATACAGGTAAAATCATTTTAACGGGCAAAGATGCCACTTTTCAAAGTGTCCAAGAAAGAAATATTGGCTTTGTGTTTCAGCACTATGCCCTATTTAAACATTTAACTGTCCGTAAAAATATCGCCTTTGGCTTAGAAATTCGTAAAGCCCCCAAAAAGAAAATTGCGGGAAAAGTAGAACAGTTACTAGAACTGGTACAATTAGGTGGATTAGGCGATCGCTATCCTTCCCAACTTTCCGGCGGACAAAGACAACGGGTAGCCCTAGCTAGAGCTTTGGCTGTAGAACCCAACGTCCTCTTATTAGATGAACCATTTGGAGCGCTTGATGCCAAAGTTCGTAAAGACTTACGAGCTTGGTTACGTCGTCTCCATGACGAAGTTCATGTCACCACAGTTTTCGTCACCCATGACCAAGAAGAAGCAATGGAAGTTTCTGATGAAATTGTCGTCATGAATAAAGGCAAAGTAGAACAGGTAGGAACACCCGCACAAATTTATGATCATCCCGCATCTGCATTTGTGATGAGCTTTATTGGTCCTGTAAATGTATTACCCAGTTCTGCAAAAATCTTCCAAAGTAGTGGTTTTGAATCAACAAACCCAGAAACATTTTTGCGTCCCCAAGATATCATCATTGAAACAGTTGGTAATGGCACAACAGCACAAGCTACTGTCAGCAGAATCATTCATTTAGGCTGGGAAATTCAAGTTGAATTAACCTTAGATGATGGACAAATGATGACAGCCCACTTAACACGGGAACGGTTCGATGAATTAAAATTAGAACCACAAAAAAAGGTTTATGTTAAACCGAAAGATGCGAAATCTTTTCCACTTTATTATTCAATTTAG
- a CDS encoding protochlorophyllide reductase, which yields MEQNRKSTAIITGASSGVGLQAAKALVDKGNWHVIMACRDLIKAEKAAQSVGIPTNSYTLMQIDLGSLESVRQFVNNFRASGRTVEALVCNAAIYMPLIKEPLFSPEGYELTVTTNHLGHFLLCNLMLADLQKSPATDKRLVILGTVTHNPDELGGKIPPRPDLGNFEGFAAGFQNPICMINGKEFEPVKAYKDSKVCNVLTMRELHNRFHESTGITFSSLYPGCVATTALFRNHYPLFQKIFPLFQKYITGGFVTEELSGERVAMVVADSEYKQSGIYWSWGNRQKEGRTSFVQKVSPQARDDEKGKRMWDLSYELVGLGKESEKAKSLI from the coding sequence ATGGAACAAAATCGTAAGTCAACGGCAATCATTACAGGTGCTTCTTCGGGAGTTGGTTTGCAAGCAGCAAAAGCTCTCGTAGATAAAGGAAACTGGCACGTTATTATGGCTTGTCGTGATTTAATTAAAGCTGAAAAAGCTGCTCAAAGTGTGGGAATCCCCACAAATAGCTACACACTCATGCAAATTGATTTAGGCTCTTTAGAAAGCGTTCGACAATTTGTAAATAATTTCCGAGCCAGTGGCAGAACCGTAGAAGCTTTGGTTTGCAACGCTGCCATTTATATGCCTTTAATTAAAGAACCTTTATTTTCTCCTGAAGGATATGAATTAACCGTTACCACAAATCACTTAGGACATTTTCTCCTCTGTAATTTGATGTTGGCAGATTTGCAAAAATCACCTGCGACTGATAAACGATTGGTAATTTTGGGTACTGTTACCCACAACCCAGATGAATTAGGTGGAAAAATTCCTCCTCGTCCAGATTTGGGTAATTTTGAAGGTTTTGCCGCAGGTTTCCAAAATCCCATTTGCATGATTAACGGTAAGGAATTTGAACCAGTCAAAGCCTACAAAGATAGTAAGGTATGTAATGTTCTGACGATGCGCGAACTACATAACCGTTTTCATGAATCTACTGGAATTACTTTTAGTTCTCTCTATCCTGGTTGTGTGGCAACTACGGCTTTATTCCGCAATCACTATCCGTTATTCCAGAAAATTTTCCCCCTTTTCCAAAAGTATATCACTGGGGGATTTGTGACTGAGGAATTATCAGGAGAGCGGGTGGCAATGGTGGTTGCTGATTCTGAATACAAACAATCTGGTATTTATTGGAGTTGGGGAAATCGTCAAAAAGAAGGTAGAACATCTTTTGTGCAAAAAGTTTCCCCCCAAGCAAGAGATGACGAAAAAGGTAAGCGGATGTGGGATCTTAGCTATGAGTTGGTAGGATTAGGAAAAGAATCTGAAAAAGCAAAATCTCTAATTTAA
- a CDS encoding glycosyltransferase family 4 protein, producing the protein MHILIAALHRPTKPTGVCRYAANLAQCLADTPDVNKVTLIVGVWQKDYFQLFFNSPKIQLITVDIKNSSLARNIWFLLGLPKLVNSLCPDIVHLSFPFPFLRSLFPCPVVSTIHDLYPYQKPEVFGYPNVIFNRFFLKQCIEYSDGLTCVSQSTLSSLKSYFPKIQTLKTISVIYNYVDFSDIIAEVPTNLDISDQDYFLLCVAQHRKNKNLDLLIQAFSLLKKYENLKDNAKLIIVGSTGPETEILLQLIHNLSLQEQVLLIHTIKDNELCWLYQKCQVFIAASSEEGFCLPLAEALYFSSPVVCADIPIFREIGNSSCCYFDLQGNAVENLSQTIISTLEKSLNKTADNFHFSKLDIADQYLKFYSNT; encoded by the coding sequence ATGCACATACTAATTGCTGCTTTACATAGACCTACAAAACCAACAGGTGTTTGCCGCTACGCTGCAAATTTGGCTCAATGTCTAGCTGATACTCCAGATGTTAACAAAGTGACCTTAATTGTCGGAGTATGGCAGAAAGATTACTTTCAACTATTTTTTAACTCCCCAAAAATTCAGTTAATTACTGTAGATATTAAAAATAGTTCCTTGGCAAGAAATATCTGGTTTTTACTAGGTTTACCAAAATTGGTAAATAGTCTTTGTCCTGATATAGTTCATTTATCTTTTCCCTTTCCTTTTCTCCGTTCACTTTTTCCTTGTCCTGTTGTTTCGACAATTCACGATTTGTATCCTTATCAAAAACCAGAGGTGTTTGGATATCCAAATGTGATCTTTAATCGGTTCTTTTTAAAACAATGTATAGAATATAGTGATGGTCTTACCTGTGTTTCTCAATCTACATTAAGCAGCCTTAAATCATATTTTCCGAAAATTCAAACACTCAAAACCATTTCTGTTATTTATAATTACGTGGATTTTAGTGATATTATTGCTGAAGTACCTACTAATTTAGATATTAGTGATCAGGATTATTTTTTATTATGTGTTGCTCAACATCGCAAAAACAAAAATCTAGATTTATTAATTCAAGCATTTTCTTTATTGAAGAAATATGAGAATTTAAAAGATAATGCTAAGTTAATTATTGTTGGTAGTACAGGACCAGAAACAGAGATTTTATTACAGCTAATTCATAACTTATCCCTTCAAGAACAAGTGCTACTAATTCATACAATTAAGGATAATGAATTATGTTGGTTATATCAAAAATGTCAAGTTTTTATTGCTGCTTCATCTGAGGAAGGTTTTTGTCTACCTTTAGCAGAAGCTTTATATTTTTCCTCTCCTGTGGTGTGTGCTGATATTCCTATCTTTAGAGAAATTGGTAATTCTAGCTGTTGTTATTTTGATCTTCAAGGTAATGCTGTTGAAAATCTCTCACAAACCATTATTTCTACTTTAGAAAAGTCTTTAAATAAAACTGCTGATAATTTTCATTTTTCTAAATTGGATATAGCAGATCAATATCTAAAATTTTACAGCAACACTTAG
- a CDS encoding acyltransferase family protein, whose translation MNKIENKQRLLGIDLCRGIAAFAVVVVHSGDETWGIPVTNGALHFRLFFYFAVPFFLATSFFFIIRNLSENIDLHFLRIKLQRIFIPYCVWSILYIFFGTIFSFIANQPDRFNQLFKDPLSTIFFGGASYHLYFLPLLLSGISLILLLKYLLKHKFKIPIMVGISIISMIINRVISLSGNSFQLNPNTAFSGLLSLLDANSIYYSLARFLFVQISWILICLPYFCIAVILNHLLLKNESFVFKKSKFLFFLFLSIFIYVNTFREIFILPELSNIIIAFSLLFIGICLSNYLQESKIIKSLGNCSFGIYLIHPIIKKITGIILTFAAPQITSQITVTSMLCLSMPSFLMSWLVINLLMNNKHLAQYMFGIRVN comes from the coding sequence ATGAATAAAATTGAAAATAAGCAAAGACTATTAGGGATCGATTTATGCCGAGGAATCGCTGCTTTTGCTGTTGTTGTTGTACATTCCGGTGATGAAACCTGGGGAATTCCTGTAACTAATGGAGCATTGCATTTCCGATTATTCTTTTATTTTGCTGTCCCATTTTTTCTGGCTACATCTTTCTTCTTCATCATCCGTAACCTAAGTGAAAATATTGATTTACATTTTTTACGGATAAAACTTCAACGCATCTTTATCCCCTACTGTGTGTGGAGCATATTATATATATTTTTTGGAACAATATTTTCTTTTATTGCTAATCAACCTGATAGGTTTAATCAGTTGTTTAAAGACCCACTTTCAACTATTTTTTTCGGTGGTGCATCATATCATCTCTATTTCTTACCACTTTTATTATCAGGTATTTCATTAATATTGTTGCTAAAATATCTACTAAAACACAAATTTAAAATCCCAATTATGGTTGGTATATCTATTATTAGTATGATTATTAATAGGGTAATTTCATTATCAGGAAATTCTTTCCAGTTAAATCCTAATACTGCGTTCTCTGGATTATTAAGCTTGCTCGATGCTAATTCAATATATTACTCATTAGCTAGATTTTTATTTGTTCAGATTTCCTGGATTTTGATTTGCCTACCCTACTTTTGTATTGCTGTAATTTTGAACCATCTACTCTTGAAAAATGAGTCGTTTGTATTTAAAAAGAGTAAATTTTTATTTTTCTTATTTTTATCCATATTTATTTATGTCAACACTTTTCGTGAAATATTCATCTTACCTGAATTAAGCAATATTATTATTGCTTTTTCCTTGTTATTTATTGGGATTTGTTTATCAAATTACTTACAAGAAAGTAAAATAATTAAGAGTTTGGGTAATTGTTCATTTGGAATTTACTTAATTCATCCTATTATCAAAAAAATAACTGGAATTATTTTGACTTTTGCTGCTCCTCAAATAACCTCTCAAATTACTGTTACTTCTATGTTATGCTTATCTATGCCGAGTTTTTTAATGAGTTGGTTAGTTATAAATTTGTTAATGAATAACAAACATCTTGCTCAGTATATGTTTGGTATTAGGGTTAATTAA
- a CDS encoding glycosyltransferase family 4 protein, with translation MKILMSAYSCEPGMGSEPGVGWNIAREVAKYHEVWVLTRPDESQDIINAELAHNPIPNLHFVYFTLPFWQDSRRWGQSGGMQLHYYLWQIQAYFVARDLHQKIGFDLSHHVTFVKYSSPCFLSLLPIPLVWGPVGGGESAPASFWQDFSLNGKIYEIARSSARWLGEQDPFVRLTAQRSAVVRATTKDTAQCLYKMGVNHVQILPESGLSAVDIEHLNEYEILDEPIVKFISMGRLLHWKGFHLGLRAFAQANLPNTEYWIVGDGPEWHHLQTLASDLGIAKKVKFWGRLPREKALDLLKDCHVLVHPSLHDSGGWVCMEAMAAGCPVICLDLGGPAVQVTDETGFKIPADEPYQVVRDLAAAIIHLVKDPELRVGMGQAGRKLVGENYSWQVVGERLHKLYLEVVSRKVSETEVISQVF, from the coding sequence ATGAAGATTTTAATGTCTGCTTACTCCTGTGAACCTGGTATGGGTTCTGAACCAGGTGTCGGTTGGAATATTGCCCGCGAAGTTGCTAAATACCATGAAGTTTGGGTACTCACCCGACCTGATGAGAGTCAGGATATCATCAACGCAGAATTGGCACATAACCCCATTCCCAATCTTCACTTTGTTTATTTTACCCTGCCCTTTTGGCAAGATAGCAGACGCTGGGGACAGTCTGGGGGAATGCAGCTTCACTATTACCTCTGGCAAATTCAAGCCTATTTTGTCGCCCGTGACTTACATCAGAAAATTGGCTTTGACTTGAGCCACCATGTCACCTTTGTTAAGTATTCCAGTCCTTGCTTCCTGTCACTATTACCCATTCCCCTGGTTTGGGGTCCTGTAGGCGGTGGAGAATCAGCACCAGCGAGCTTTTGGCAGGATTTTAGCTTAAATGGCAAAATTTATGAAATTGCTCGTAGCAGCGCTCGCTGGCTGGGAGAACAAGACCCGTTTGTCCGTCTGACTGCTCAAAGAAGTGCTGTAGTCCGAGCCACAACTAAAGATACAGCCCAGTGTCTTTATAAAATGGGTGTGAATCATGTGCAGATTCTGCCGGAATCAGGTTTATCAGCGGTAGACATAGAGCATCTGAATGAATATGAAATCCTTGATGAGCCAATAGTGAAATTTATCAGCATGGGTAGACTTTTGCACTGGAAAGGCTTTCATTTAGGACTGCGTGCTTTTGCTCAAGCAAATCTACCAAATACAGAATATTGGATTGTGGGAGATGGACCGGAATGGCATCACCTTCAAACTTTGGCATCAGATTTAGGAATTGCTAAAAAAGTTAAATTTTGGGGTAGGTTGCCTCGTGAAAAAGCTTTAGATTTATTAAAAGATTGTCATGTGCTAGTTCATCCTAGCTTACATGATTCTGGAGGGTGGGTGTGCATGGAAGCAATGGCTGCTGGTTGTCCTGTTATCTGTCTAGATTTAGGGGGACCGGCTGTTCAAGTTACAGATGAAACTGGTTTTAAAATTCCTGCTGACGAACCATATCAAGTTGTACGAGACCTAGCGGCCGCAATAATCCATTTAGTTAAAGACCCAGAATTGAGAGTTGGTATGGGTCAAGCCGGACGGAAGCTAGTAGGTGAAAACTATAGTTGGCAAGTTGTGGGAGAGCGGCTGCACAAACTTTATCTAGAGGTTGTCAGCAGAAAAGTTTCGGAAACTGAGGTTATATCTCAAGTTTTTTGA
- a CDS encoding FkbM family methyltransferase, producing the protein MNNFIGQKHMTVGKKFLDIVRDQYPMRRLTAGLMGRSGLGKLFKIKIKVQDYKIFFNPTGLSSLYWYEPTAGKEDYEFISSFLKEGDIYIDIGANIGVTLIPAAKCIGETGKAIAFEPHPKTYSYLRKNIELNNLSKVQIHNCAVGNSEGYIYFTNKYTDEKNQVSNTSENSIKVPIVSLDNYLNEISNISLLKLDVEGYEKYVLEAAQETLEKVNCIYFEVCPKNYESFGYQPSDVLTLVEKSGFRLFKRKDDAKELVSVNNQYLPLSGLENLFGIKNVEDFQNRTQWKVKFE; encoded by the coding sequence ATGAACAATTTTATTGGACAAAAACATATGACTGTTGGAAAAAAATTTTTGGACATCGTTCGAGACCAATATCCAATGCGCCGCTTAACGGCAGGTTTGATGGGAAGATCTGGGCTTGGTAAGTTGTTTAAAATTAAGATCAAGGTTCAGGACTATAAAATTTTTTTTAATCCAACTGGACTTAGTAGTCTCTATTGGTACGAACCAACTGCTGGGAAGGAAGACTATGAGTTTATTTCCAGTTTTTTAAAAGAGGGTGACATATATATAGATATAGGAGCAAATATTGGCGTGACTCTGATACCAGCAGCTAAATGTATTGGAGAGACTGGTAAGGCAATAGCTTTTGAGCCTCACCCTAAGACATATTCATATCTTCGCAAAAATATAGAGTTAAATAATTTGAGTAAAGTGCAAATTCACAATTGTGCTGTAGGAAATAGCGAAGGATATATTTACTTCACTAATAAGTATACAGATGAGAAAAACCAAGTTTCAAATACATCTGAGAATAGTATCAAAGTTCCAATTGTATCTCTAGATAATTATTTAAATGAGATTAGTAATATTTCTCTTTTGAAGTTAGATGTTGAGGGGTATGAAAAATACGTTCTTGAAGCTGCTCAGGAAACTCTTGAAAAAGTAAATTGTATTTATTTTGAAGTATGTCCCAAAAACTACGAGAGTTTTGGATATCAACCTTCAGATGTCCTGACATTGGTGGAGAAATCTGGGTTTAGACTTTTCAAGAGAAAGGATGACGCAAAAGAACTCGTTTCTGTAAATAATCAATATCTGCCTTTATCCGGTTTGGAAAATCTATTTGGTATCAAAAATGTAGAGGATTTTCAAAATAGAACTCAATGGAAAGTAAAGTTTGAATAA